In the Coffea eugenioides isolate CCC68of unplaced genomic scaffold, Ceug_1.0 ScVebR1_2568;HRSCAF=3619, whole genome shotgun sequence genome, aaattgagaggaaaaaaacaTATGGTGAGCCggccaaaattgaaaagagagagaaaaggcaaaATCTATTGATAAAAGCCAATGCAGTaagaaaagttttgagtgttaataCACCCATCTTTGTACTTTTGTGCAAAGAGGTGTTGGTTGTTACAAGTGATCTTACTAACACTCTACCATCTAGTATTGTCTCTCTTTTGCAGGATTATGAGGATGTCTTTCCCGATGAGATTCCAAATGGACTACCACCAATAAGGggaattgagcatcaaattgacTTGGTTCCAGGTGCCCCACTTCCTAACAGACCAGCCTACAAAATGGGTCCAGATGAGACAAAGGAGCTCCAACGCCAAATCGAAGAGCTTCTAACAAAGGGATGGGCACGAGAAAGCTTGAGCCCATGTGCGGTTCCCGTCATCTTGGTGCctaaaaaggatggaagttggcgaatgtgcactgactgtagggccgttaatgcaataacggtaaaatatcgtcaccctattcctagacttgatgatatgttagatgagctatatggtgctgtgattttcactaaaattgatctaaaaagcggttatcatcaaattcggatgaaagagggggatgaatggaaaacggcctttaaaaccaaacatggcttgtacgagtggttagttatgccatttggactaactaatgcacctagtacgttcatgagattgatgaaccatgtacttcgtccattccttggaaaatttgtagttgtatattttgacgaTATCCTGATTTATAGTAGGAGCTTAGATGAGCATGTTGAACATGTGAAGCTTGTTCTTGATGTACTTCGAAGGGAAAAGCTctatgctaaccttaagaagtgctccTTTTGTACTGATCAACTTGTCTTCCTAGGCTTTGTTGTGAGTAAACAGGGAATCAAAGTGGACGAGGAGAAGGttaaagcaattcgagaatggCCTACTCCAAGCACGGTGGGTGAGGTACGTAGCTTCCACGGTCTTGCTAGTTTTTATAGACGATTTGTTAAAGATTTTAGTACCATTGCTGCACCTCTAACTGctgtaattaagaaaaatgagccatttGTGTGGAGAGATGCTCAAGTACGTGCTTTCCAAATGCTTAAACAtcaactcacacatgcaccactACTTGCATTACCATGCTTTGACAAGATGTTTGAAATAGAGTGTGATGCATCTGGGGTGGGTATTGGAGCTGTCCTAATGCAAGAGGGCAAACCAATTGCATACTTTAGTGAAAAACTCAATGGGGCAGTTTTGAACTATTCCACTTATGATAAGGAGTTGTACTCCTTAATCCGTGCTTTAGAAACTTGGCAACATTACTTGAGACCAAGGGAATTTGTCATACACACTGACCATGAGTCGCTTAAGCACATTAAGTCACAATACAAGTTGAATAAGCGTCATGTTaggtggattgcatttattgaaaccttcccttatgtgattaagtacaaagtggggaaaactaatgttgttgctgatgcattatcacgtCGGTACTCTTTGCTTACTCAACTTGATGCAAGGTTGTTAGGATTTGAATTAGTTAAAGAGTTATACACCAATGACCCAGATTTCTCAGGTATTTATGACTCTTGTGGTTCAGCAACTCAAGGTAAATTCTACAtccttgatggatttcttttctACCTCAATCGACTATGTATACCTAATTGCTCTATTCGCTCTTTACTTGTTAGGGAAGCACACGGAGGTGGCttgatgggacactttggcGTGGCTAAAACCTTAGCTATCCTTCAAGAGCACTTCCATTGGCCAAGGATGAAACGAGATGTGGAGCGAATGGTGGCTAAATGCATTACttgccacaaagctaagtctaaACTTCAACCCTATGGCCTTTATAGTCCTTTACCTGTACCTAAGGAACCTTGGACCGACATTtccatggattttgttttagggttgcctaggtcaaagaggggaaatgatagcatctttgttattgttgacagattttcaaaaatggcacattttataccatgtcacaaaacagatgatgcatcgcacattgctgatttgtttttcaaagaaatcattagattgcatggcatgcctaggacaattgtctctgatagggatgtcaaatttttgagttacttttggaaaactttgtggggaaaatcgggtaccaaattgctattttctactactagtcacccacaaactgatggccaaactgaggttGTCAATCGTACACTATCTACACTCTTGCGTgccatcattagaaaaaacattagaacctgggaagagtgtttaccccatgttgagtttgcatacaatcgcacggtgcatagttctactcatttttcaccatttgaaatagtctatggttttaaccctttAACACCACTAGACTTATCACCTTTACCTTCTTCTGAGCACATTAACATGGATGGTGCTAAACGAGCAgattttgtcaagaaattacACGAGCAGGTACGCCTAAACATTGAGCGAAGGATGGACCAAGTTGCTCAACGGGTTAACAAGGGACGCCAACGCGTTGTGTTTGAACCTGGTGACTGGGTGTGGTTACATCTACGCAAGGAAAGGTTCCCAGTCCAAAGGCGCAATAAATTACTTCCCCGAGGAGATGGGCCGTTCCAAGTCATcaagcgcatcaatgacaatgcttacaaacTGGACCTACCCGGTGAGTACAATGTGAGCGCTACATTCAATGTCTCTGATCTATCTCCCTTTCTTGCAGACGATGAagctgatttgaggacaaatccttttgaagaggagggggatgatacgaaccaagagacaccattgcgaactattcgagttcccctaggactcgtaactcgagcacgagctaagaagatgagggaggaactccaaggacttgttcatgagatacaaggccaagaaattgtccccaaggtcattgagggacttgagcatgaaggaatgaaagccatccatgtagtgcacgtcaaagagaaccatgtgtgacccttctctagtcacatttgctgttttaattaagtcattgtaataagggcttaatggtccatagcattgcttatttacctaagcgatgacctcataaggttatttacctaagcgatgacctcataaggttgtttacctaagggatgacctcataaggtttggtcaagcccagaattcttagtcttatggaaatagtcaagcctacaattgttagtcttagtcaagaccacaactctagactagttccacatttagttgttcatctctatgtaaggctataaatagcccacacttccaatggatttaggcattgaatcaataaatcagattttgagagttttcttggtttctccaaggcttcttgaataccttagaatttctctaggtgttcgtgacttatcaatctagaatcgcactaggttgtggcgtcttctaccattatacc is a window encoding:
- the LOC113756971 gene encoding uncharacterized protein LOC113756971, with translation MANEGGASSQAFDLKLFTEAIKGELGRMMDQKLELMHQRIDSLELSHGSSKGSRGKAYAHESTDSNSDNNYEHKQSRSKREARPSNDHIPGIKMKIPPFHTYSEEQKVKLAVVEFTDYAVVWWDQLSTSRRRSREPTIQTWTELRRLMRKRFVPSHYYCDLYQKLQTLNQGARSVEDYHKEMEILMLRADIMEDREATMARFLNGLRPEIADQVELHHYVELGDLVEKAIKIERRIKRKDSTRSYSNFSPSYPRTTPPKKEDKGPSNSIPSRPRPDTTKWESKATPKTAIELSLGRNRYTRCFKCQGRGHIASQCPNQRTMIILPNGEFLTDDEDEKEELPSLEEEEEEEEALPIDERVGLVVRRALATQVKAADHAQRENIFYTRCYIKGKVCSLIIDGGSCANVASALMVEKLALPTLRHPTPYRLQWLNDSGDVRVTKQVQVPFRIGKYEDVVLCDVVPMQACHILLGRPWQFDKGDYEDVFPDEIPNGLPPIRGIEHQIDLVPGAPLPNRPAYKMGPDETKELQRQIEELLTKGWARESLSPCAVPVILVPKKDGSWRMCTDCFVVSKQGIKVDEEKVKAIREWPTPSTVGEVRSFHGLASFYRRFVKDFSTIAAPLTAVIKKNEPFVWRDAQVRAFQMLKHQLTHAPLLALPCFDKMFEIECDASGVGIGAVLMQEGKPIAYFSEKLNGAVLNYSTYDKELYSLIRALETWQHYLRPREFVIHTDHESLKHIKSQYKLNKRHVRWIAFIETFPYVIKYKVGKTNVVADALSRKFYILDGFLFYLNRLCIPNCSIRSLLVREAHGGGLMGHFGVAKTLAILQEHFHWPRMKRDVERMVAKCITCHKAKSKLQPYGLYSPLPVPKEPWTDISMDFVLGLPRSKRGNDSIFVIVDRFSKMAHFIPCHKTDDASHIADLFFKEIIRLHGMPRTIVSDRDVKFLSYFWKTLWGKSGTKLLFSTTSHPQTDGQTEVVNRTLSTLLRAIIRKNIRTWEECLPHVEFAYNRTVHSSTHFSPFEIVYGFNPLTPLDLSPLPWVWLHLRKERFPVQRRNKLLPRGDGPFQVIKRINDNAYKLDLPDDEADLRTNP